The nucleotide sequence CAGTTTCTCAGCCATCATCCCGATTGGCGCATTCAGCCTCCAACTCCCCACCTCGCACTGGAACCGTTTACCTGTCCCGAAGGCTGGCTGAAGGTGTTACCCCATCGGCATCATATGGATGGGTTTTTCATGGTGGTGCTGGCACTGCGCGCATGACAGAGATTTTGAGTTTTGCAAGAATAAACTCACCCTGAGCCGCCCGTGCATCGGGTAGCTCAGGGCTGCTGGGGGTTTCTATCTAACGATGTCTGGCTACTGACCCGTTGCTGAAATATAGCGCTAGCCATATCGGTTAGGACATTTTGGTGGGGCGGCTTCGCCGCCCCACCAAAATGTCCATGTCCTAAGCTAGCTGGGAACAGCTATAGCAGTTCCAGATCCAAGGCTGGAATCGTTAACGATGCAACGGGTGGCAAACTCAAAACTGAACACTGAAACCTCAAAACTAGTGCCAGGGGCGACGCTACACGGGCGGTGCTGGAATCGAGATATCGATCTGAGTTACGTCCGTATCTGGCGATAGGGTGCTGAGGGATGGCGTAATATCCGCCTCATTACCCACCACCAACGTGACTAAATCTTCCGGCTTCAGATGGGTTTGGGCAACCCGCTGAATATCGTCAATGGTGGTGTCCGCCACCGCCTGCTGATACTGGAAGATAAAATCGTCTGGATAGTCGTAGTACTCATACCGCATCAGCCGTTGCAGCGTTTGCCCCGGTGCGGAAAAGTTGAACACAAACGCATTCAGCACCGAATCTTTTGCCCGTTGCAGTTCATCTTCCGATATCGGCGTTGTTCGCACTTTTTCCAGTTCCGCCAGCATGGATTGAATAAAGGGAACGGTCGTTGGGGACTGAGTTTGTCCACCGCCAATGAAGAGTCCGGGATAGTCATACCGCGCCGACCAAAACGCATAGACCACATAGGCTAAACCTTGGCGCGATCGCACCTCGCTCATCAGCCGTCCTCCGAAGCCATTCATAACTTCGTTGAGCACGGTCAACGGTGCGTAATCTGGGCTATCCAACTGTCCACCCAGATGCCCAATTTGGATATAGCTTTGGCTGAGTTGGGGCTGATTCACCACAAAGGTGCCGCGATTGGCCTGTTCGACCTCAGGTAACGCTTGCGCAAGCTGCTCAGGGGGGGCAGGTTGCCAATCGCCAAAGGCATCCTCAATGAGCGATCGCATCGCGTCCGGCTCAAAATCCCCGACAATCCCCAAAATCATGTTGTTGGGATAGTAGTACTGCTGGTGAAACTTGACCACGTCATCCCGCGAGATGGCCGCCAGCGTCGAGTATTCAATAGTGCGGGCATAGGGACTATCAGCCCCATAGATCAGCTTCTGAAATTCTCGCCCAACAATGTCATCCGGACTGTCGTTCCGGCGGGCGATTCCGCCTTTGCGCTGGTTAATCGCGAGGTCAATCTTGTCTTGGGGAAAGGCAGGCTGACGCAGCACTTCGGCAAATATGGAGAAGACATCCGGCAAATCTTCGGTGAGCACGTTAAAGTTTGCGCTGCCGGAGGTAGCGTCAATGCTGTTTTCTACCATTGCGGCTCGCTGCTCCAGCATTTGGTTTAGCTCATCGGCGGGGTGCGAAACCGTGCCGCCACTTCGCATCACTTCCCCCGTAATGTCCGCCAGCCCAACCTTATCCGCAGGTTCCCAGCGGCTTCCCGTTCGTACGAGAGCCGTCCCCGACACCAACGGCAGTTCATGATCCTCAATGAGATAAACCTGAAGCCCGTTATCTAGCTCATAGCGAGTGTATTCGGGAATTTCCACAGGTTGCAGCGGCGGAAACTCTAGTTCGGTGTAGTGGCGCGGGATTTCAGCCATCGCAGGCGATCGCCCCAGCCCCAAAATCACGACACCAATTGCCAGCAGCGTTAGGAATCCGTACCGCAAAACCCGATGTCTAAGATGCTGCAGCCCTCGCTGCCGATGCTCTGAGCGTTGCATAACCGTGTTTCAAACTCCTAGTTCATAACAGTGCACCATCAGCCCAATTGCATTGAATGCAGTCAGACGTCTTAGGAATGCTCAGATTGAGCGTTAACCCATTAGCTAGATGAGTCTTCTTCATCCGGCAGGGGGAGAATGCGCCCAATGGTCAAATTCTCAGGACGGAACATCGTTTGGGCAACCCGTTGAATATCCTCAGCCGTAATCGCTTCGATTGCTTTTAGCTCTTCAAACAGGTTCATCCAGCTTCCTGTCTTTGCTTCATACTCCGGCAG is from Synechococcales cyanobacterium T60_A2020_003 and encodes:
- a CDS encoding insulinase family protein: MQRSEHRQRGLQHLRHRVLRYGFLTLLAIGVVILGLGRSPAMAEIPRHYTELEFPPLQPVEIPEYTRYELDNGLQVYLIEDHELPLVSGTALVRTGSRWEPADKVGLADITGEVMRSGGTVSHPADELNQMLEQRAAMVENSIDATSGSANFNVLTEDLPDVFSIFAEVLRQPAFPQDKIDLAINQRKGGIARRNDSPDDIVGREFQKLIYGADSPYARTIEYSTLAAISRDDVVKFHQQYYYPNNMILGIVGDFEPDAMRSLIEDAFGDWQPAPPEQLAQALPEVEQANRGTFVVNQPQLSQSYIQIGHLGGQLDSPDYAPLTVLNEVMNGFGGRLMSEVRSRQGLAYVVYAFWSARYDYPGLFIGGGQTQSPTTVPFIQSMLAELEKVRTTPISEDELQRAKDSVLNAFVFNFSAPGQTLQRLMRYEYYDYPDDFIFQYQQAVADTTIDDIQRVAQTHLKPEDLVTLVVGNEADITPSLSTLSPDTDVTQIDISIPAPPV